From Bordetella flabilis, the proteins below share one genomic window:
- the putA gene encoding trifunctional transcriptional regulator/proline dehydrogenase/L-glutamate gamma-semialdehyde dehydrogenase: protein MGTTTLGVKVDEALRDRLRDAAAKLKCTPHWLHKQAIAAYLERIERGQLPAEIAHFAGADALPDDSELQAPAHVPPFFEFGQDVQSQSVLRAAITAAYRRPEPECVPLLVGQARMPNPEKIHATAAGLVKSLREKRGGGGVEGLIQEFSLSSQEGVALMCLAEALLRIPDRATRDALIRDKIARGDWRSHMGGSPSVFVNAATWGLMLTGKLVAVNSEQSLSRALTRLIGKGGEPLIRKGVNIAMRMMGEQFVSGQTISEALANNRKMEAKGFSYSYDMLGEAATTSADADRYYASYEQAIQAIGKAAAGRGIYQGPGISIKLSALHPRYSRAQRERVMGELLPRVRALTRLARSYDIGLNIDAEEADRLEISLDLLEALCFDPELEGWNGIGFVIQAYQKRAPFVIDYVIDLARRSRHRLMIRLVKGAYWDSEIKRAQVDGLEGYPVYTRKVYTDVAYLACARKLLAAPEAVFPQFATHNAYTLSAIYHLAGQNYYPGQYEFQCLHGMGESLYEEVVGPVTQGKLNRPCRIYAPVGTHETLLAYLVRRLLENGANTSFVNRIGDDSISIEELVQDPVEVASAITPLGAPHDKIPLPRELYGSVRNGARPNSQGLDLSNEHRLASLSAALLSSTGTAWQAYPMIGGAAAASDESRAVPVRNPADHRDVVGHVIEANEADTALALRRATQGASIWQSTPVADRARCLRRAAQMLEEQMQTLLGLIVREAGKSLPNAIAEVREAVDFLRYYADQAEREFDNATHRPLGPVLCISPWNFPLAIFTGQVAAALAAGNAVLAKPAEQTPLIAAQAVTILRAAGVPDDAVQLLPGRGETVGAALVGSAEVRGVLFTGSTDVARLIARSLADRLDDAGHTIPLIAETGGQNAMVVDSSALTEQVVYDVLSSAYDSAGQRCSALRVLCVQEDNADRVLEMLRGAMAELRIGNPDHLSTDVGPVIDEEAREGIQRHIDGMRSAGKTVTQLELPPACRHGTFVAPTLIEIGGVRELKREVFGPVLHVVRYKRDQLDALLDDINATGYGLTFGVHTRIDETIAHVTTRVHAGNMYVNRNIVGAVVGVQPFGGEGLSGTGPKAGGPLYLYRLLSVRPAGLPMGGTSPAMPVVLTLPGPTGEANTYRLEPRGAVLCVAATQDGARAQWAAVQATGNRALFVDNDAGRALAQSVQATQRDSVALITDDEIDTADYQAVLFEGDSDALRVLGRRVAARPGPIVSVQGLSTDAAVQGQGYVLDRLVAERSISVNTAAAGGNASLMTIG from the coding sequence ATGGGCACCACAACTCTTGGCGTCAAGGTCGATGAAGCGTTGCGCGACCGTCTCAGGGATGCCGCCGCCAAATTGAAATGCACCCCTCATTGGCTGCATAAGCAGGCCATCGCGGCTTACCTGGAACGGATCGAACGCGGCCAACTGCCGGCCGAAATCGCGCACTTCGCCGGGGCCGATGCGCTGCCCGACGACAGCGAATTGCAGGCCCCTGCTCATGTGCCCCCGTTCTTCGAATTCGGACAGGACGTGCAATCGCAGTCCGTGCTGCGTGCCGCCATCACGGCGGCATATCGTCGTCCGGAGCCGGAATGCGTGCCCCTGCTGGTAGGCCAGGCACGGATGCCCAACCCGGAAAAAATCCACGCCACGGCCGCCGGGCTGGTCAAGTCCCTGCGAGAGAAGCGCGGCGGCGGCGGGGTGGAAGGACTGATCCAGGAGTTCTCGCTGTCCAGCCAGGAAGGCGTAGCACTGATGTGCCTGGCCGAGGCGCTGTTGCGCATCCCGGATCGCGCGACTCGCGATGCCCTGATACGCGACAAGATCGCCCGGGGCGACTGGCGTTCCCATATGGGCGGATCGCCGTCGGTGTTCGTCAACGCGGCGACCTGGGGGCTGATGCTTACCGGCAAGCTGGTGGCGGTCAACAGCGAGCAGTCGCTGTCGCGTGCGCTGACGCGCCTGATCGGCAAGGGCGGGGAGCCGTTGATCCGCAAGGGCGTCAACATCGCCATGCGCATGATGGGTGAACAGTTCGTCTCCGGCCAGACAATTTCGGAAGCGCTGGCGAACAACCGCAAGATGGAAGCAAAGGGCTTCAGCTATTCCTACGACATGCTGGGCGAGGCGGCCACCACCTCGGCGGACGCCGACCGCTACTATGCCTCCTATGAACAGGCCATACAGGCGATCGGCAAGGCGGCCGCCGGGCGCGGCATCTACCAGGGTCCTGGCATCTCCATCAAGCTGTCCGCGCTGCACCCGCGCTATTCGCGCGCCCAGCGCGAGCGCGTCATGGGCGAGCTGCTGCCGCGCGTCCGCGCCCTGACACGTCTGGCCCGCAGCTACGACATCGGCCTGAACATCGACGCTGAGGAAGCAGATCGCCTGGAGATCTCGCTGGACCTGCTTGAGGCGTTGTGCTTCGATCCAGAGCTCGAAGGCTGGAACGGAATAGGTTTCGTGATCCAGGCTTACCAGAAGCGTGCGCCCTTCGTGATCGACTACGTCATCGACCTCGCGCGCCGCAGCCGCCACCGCTTGATGATCCGCCTGGTAAAGGGTGCGTATTGGGACAGCGAGATCAAGCGTGCCCAGGTCGACGGGCTGGAAGGCTACCCCGTCTATACCCGCAAGGTATATACCGACGTCGCGTACCTGGCCTGCGCGCGCAAGCTGCTGGCTGCGCCCGAGGCGGTGTTCCCACAGTTCGCCACGCACAACGCCTATACGCTGTCGGCCATCTATCACCTGGCTGGGCAGAACTATTATCCCGGGCAGTACGAATTCCAGTGCCTGCACGGGATGGGCGAGTCGCTCTACGAAGAGGTGGTGGGGCCGGTCACGCAAGGCAAGCTGAACCGGCCGTGCCGCATTTATGCGCCGGTGGGAACGCATGAAACCTTGCTGGCATATCTGGTTCGCCGTCTGCTGGAGAATGGTGCCAATACATCCTTCGTCAATCGCATCGGCGACGACAGCATCTCCATAGAGGAACTTGTCCAGGATCCGGTCGAAGTCGCGTCCGCCATCACTCCGCTCGGTGCGCCGCATGACAAGATCCCGCTGCCGCGCGAACTCTATGGGAGCGTGCGCAACGGCGCGCGGCCCAACTCGCAGGGGCTGGACCTCAGCAACGAACATCGCCTCGCGTCGCTGTCGGCGGCGCTGCTGTCCAGCACCGGTACGGCGTGGCAGGCCTATCCCATGATCGGCGGCGCGGCCGCGGCCTCGGACGAGAGCCGTGCGGTGCCCGTGCGCAATCCCGCCGACCATCGCGATGTGGTCGGGCACGTCATCGAGGCGAATGAAGCCGATACCGCGCTTGCGCTGCGGCGTGCCACTCAGGGCGCCTCCATCTGGCAATCCACGCCGGTGGCCGATCGCGCGCGCTGTCTGCGGCGCGCCGCGCAGATGCTCGAAGAGCAGATGCAGACCCTCCTGGGCCTGATCGTGCGCGAGGCGGGCAAATCCTTGCCCAACGCGATTGCCGAGGTACGCGAAGCCGTGGATTTCCTGCGCTACTACGCCGATCAGGCCGAGCGCGAGTTCGACAACGCCACGCATCGTCCCCTGGGCCCCGTCCTATGCATCAGCCCGTGGAATTTCCCACTGGCGATCTTCACGGGGCAGGTGGCGGCTGCACTGGCGGCCGGCAATGCGGTACTGGCCAAGCCCGCGGAGCAGACCCCGCTCATCGCGGCGCAAGCGGTGACCATCCTGCGCGCCGCCGGCGTGCCGGATGACGCGGTTCAGCTTCTTCCGGGCCGCGGAGAAACCGTGGGCGCGGCGCTGGTCGGCAGCGCCGAGGTTCGCGGCGTGTTGTTCACCGGTTCGACGGATGTGGCAAGGTTGATCGCACGCAGTCTCGCCGACCGGTTGGATGACGCGGGGCACACCATTCCGCTGATCGCTGAAACGGGCGGGCAGAATGCCATGGTGGTCGATTCTTCGGCGCTTACCGAACAAGTCGTCTACGACGTCCTGAGTTCCGCCTACGATTCCGCCGGCCAGCGTTGTTCCGCGCTGCGGGTGCTGTGCGTGCAGGAGGACAATGCCGACCGCGTGTTGGAAATGCTGCGCGGGGCCATGGCCGAACTGCGCATCGGTAATCCGGATCATTTGTCCACCGACGTAGGTCCGGTCATCGACGAAGAAGCGCGCGAGGGCATTCAACGCCATATCGACGGCATGCGCTCGGCGGGCAAAACCGTGACGCAGCTGGAGCTGCCGCCGGCGTGCCGCCACGGGACCTTCGTGGCGCCCACCCTTATTGAGATCGGCGGTGTGCGAGAGCTCAAGCGTGAAGTGTTCGGACCCGTGCTGCATGTGGTGCGCTACAAGCGCGACCAGCTCGATGCCTTGCTCGACGATATCAACGCGACCGGGTATGGCTTGACGTTCGGCGTGCATACCCGGATCGACGAGACCATCGCGCATGTGACGACGCGCGTGCATGCGGGCAATATGTACGTGAACCGCAACATCGTCGGTGCGGTCGTGGGCGTGCAGCCCTTCGGGGGGGAAGGGTTGTCAGGGACCGGCCCCAAGGCTGGCGGCCCCCTGTACCTGTACCGTCTGCTGTCGGTACGTCCCGCCGGCTTGCCGATGGGCGGCACGTCGCCGGCCATGCCGGTCGTGCTGACATTGCCGGGACCGACGGGTGAAGCCAATACATACCGCCTGGAGCCACGCGGCGCGGTGCTGTGCGTGGCGGCGACGCAGGACGGTGCGCGCGCGCAATGGGCGGCGGTGCAGGCGACGGGGAACCGCGCCTTGTTCGTGGACAACGATGCCGGCCGGGCACTGGCGCAAAGCGTGCAGGCAACGCAGCGCGACAGCGTCGCCCTGATTACCGATGACGAGATTGACACCGCGGATTACCAAGCGGTGCTCTTCGAGGGGGATAGCGATGCCTTGCGCGTACTCGGCCGTCGCGTCGCGGCGCGTCCGGGCCCGATCGTCTCGGTCCAGGGTCTGTCCACCGATGCGGCCGTCCAGGGCCAGGGCTATGTGCTGGACCGTCTCGTGGCAGAACGTTCGATCAGCGTCAACACGGCGGCGGCGGGCGGCAATGCCAGCCTCATGACGATCGGCTAG
- a CDS encoding branched-chain amino acid ABC transporter permease: MEIFLQQLINGLTQGSMYALVALGYTMVYGIVGLINFAHGDVVMIGAMVATSVALALVGGNAAASPWLVMGAGLLCAVPVCMALGWLAERVAYRPLRRAPRLAALITAIGVSIIIQNVAMMIWGRDYAHFPQILDPRVIDLGGARISTLQIAIIAIAALMMAGLLLIVHKTRLGTAMRATAQNREVAGLMGVNINTVISAAFLIGSALAAVAGMMVSTYYGVSHYTMGFMLGLKAFTAAVLGGIGNLAGAMFGGVLLGVIEALGSGYIGDLTGGFMGSNYQDVFAFLVLVLVLIFRPSGLLGERVGDRA, translated from the coding sequence ATGGAAATCTTTCTGCAGCAACTCATCAACGGGCTTACGCAGGGCAGCATGTACGCCCTGGTCGCGCTCGGCTACACCATGGTGTACGGCATCGTGGGTTTGATCAACTTCGCACACGGCGACGTGGTCATGATCGGCGCGATGGTCGCGACCTCCGTGGCGCTGGCGCTCGTAGGTGGCAACGCCGCGGCATCCCCCTGGCTGGTCATGGGAGCAGGCCTGCTGTGCGCCGTTCCCGTTTGCATGGCGCTGGGCTGGCTGGCCGAGCGCGTGGCCTATCGCCCCTTGCGGCGTGCGCCGCGCCTCGCCGCGCTTATCACGGCGATCGGCGTATCGATCATCATCCAGAACGTCGCCATGATGATCTGGGGCCGCGACTACGCTCACTTCCCGCAAATCCTCGATCCCCGGGTCATCGATCTCGGGGGCGCCCGCATCAGCACGCTGCAGATCGCCATCATCGCCATTGCTGCGCTGATGATGGCCGGCCTGCTGCTCATCGTGCACAAGACGCGGCTCGGTACCGCCATGCGGGCCACGGCTCAAAACCGGGAGGTCGCCGGGCTCATGGGCGTGAATATCAACACGGTTATCTCGGCGGCCTTCCTGATCGGGTCTGCCTTGGCAGCAGTGGCGGGCATGATGGTATCGACCTACTACGGCGTGTCGCACTACACCATGGGTTTCATGCTGGGACTGAAGGCCTTCACCGCGGCGGTGCTGGGCGGTATCGGCAACCTCGCCGGCGCCATGTTCGGCGGTGTGCTGCTGGGCGTCATCGAGGCGCTGGGTTCGGGATATATCGGTGACCTGACGGGCGGCTTCATGGGCAGCAACTACCAGGACGTGTTCGCCTTCCTGGTGCTGGTGCTGGTCCTGATCTTCCGTCCCTCCGGCTTGCTCGGCGAACGCGTAGGGGATCGCGCATGA
- a CDS encoding ABC transporter permease subunit, with product MNTTSALRARTPVSALLGMALLAVVLAVLPFVLGLAGQGWVRILNFALLYVMLSLGLNIVVGFAGLLDLGYIAFYAVGAYTWALLASPHFNLHLPFWAILPLGIGLACLFGVLLGAPTLRLRGDYLAIVTLGFGEIIRVFLNNLNAPVNITNGPQGINRIDPFRVTGFAFNRTETLFGIRVTGPEKYYYLLLLLTLLIIFVCVRLQNSRIGRAWEAIREDEVAAKAMGINTRNIKLLAFAMGASFGGVAGALFASMQGFVSPESFSLTESISVLCMVVLGGMGNIPGVILGAIILAVFPEFLRAVIVPVQQAIFGDVVVDPEAIRMLLFGLAMVCVMLFRPAGLWPSSVRKRELARPTQGGAA from the coding sequence ATGAATACCACTTCCGCTCTACGCGCGCGCACGCCCGTGTCGGCATTGCTGGGCATGGCCTTGTTGGCCGTCGTCCTGGCGGTCCTGCCCTTCGTGCTTGGGCTGGCCGGGCAGGGCTGGGTCCGGATCCTGAACTTCGCGCTGCTGTACGTGATGTTGTCGCTGGGCCTGAATATCGTGGTGGGCTTTGCCGGTTTGCTGGACCTGGGCTATATCGCCTTCTATGCCGTGGGCGCCTACACCTGGGCCTTGCTGGCTTCGCCGCATTTCAACCTGCACCTGCCGTTCTGGGCGATCCTGCCGCTGGGCATCGGGCTGGCGTGCCTGTTCGGCGTGCTGCTGGGCGCGCCGACGCTGAGACTGCGTGGCGATTATCTGGCCATCGTGACACTGGGCTTCGGCGAGATCATCCGGGTCTTCCTGAATAATCTCAACGCACCCGTCAATATCACGAACGGTCCCCAGGGCATCAACCGCATCGATCCCTTCCGTGTGACCGGCTTTGCCTTCAACCGTACGGAGACGCTCTTTGGAATCCGGGTGACCGGGCCCGAGAAGTACTATTACCTGCTGCTCCTCCTCACCTTGCTAATCATCTTTGTCTGCGTGCGCCTGCAGAACTCGCGCATCGGCCGAGCCTGGGAAGCCATCCGCGAGGATGAAGTGGCGGCGAAGGCCATGGGCATCAACACCCGCAACATCAAGCTGCTGGCCTTCGCCATGGGTGCTTCGTTCGGCGGCGTGGCCGGCGCGTTGTTCGCATCCATGCAGGGCTTTGTCAGCCCCGAAAGCTTCAGCCTGACGGAATCCATATCCGTATTGTGCATGGTGGTCCTCGGCGGCATGGGCAATATCCCGGGCGTCATTCTCGGTGCCATTATCCTCGCGGTATTCCCGGAGTTCCTGCGCGCCGTGATCGTTCCCGTCCAGCAAGCCATCTTCGGGGACGTGGTGGTCGACCCGGAAGCGATACGGATGCTTTTGTTCGGTTTGGCGATGGTGTGCGTGATGCTGTTCCGGCCGGCCGGGTTGTGGCCATCGTCGGTTCGCAAACGCGAACTGGCCCGGCCGACGCAAGGAGGTGCGGCATGA
- a CDS encoding PqiC family protein, protein MKAHSALKLTAAGLVLGAALIGCAASPPVQYYTLVGPETAQAAPTRDQGGGASPYLLVVTPVNVPPQADQPQIMMRQPDGTVAAYYSDRWTAPLPDEIRGALSAALVHDLGVLDVQSITAPASAPVWRVQVDVQRFEAVAGGAAVVDATWRIRPSNIQGGALLCRSVVQVPIGGSAPAQAVTALRQATAQLASTIATGIRAGGHRAQASGDHVRLSGCVPS, encoded by the coding sequence ATGAAAGCCCACTCCGCCCTGAAGCTGACCGCCGCCGGCCTTGTGCTGGGTGCGGCCCTCATCGGCTGCGCCGCGTCGCCCCCGGTGCAGTATTACACCCTGGTCGGTCCGGAGACCGCGCAAGCTGCACCGACGCGGGACCAGGGGGGCGGGGCCTCGCCATACCTGCTGGTTGTGACGCCGGTGAATGTGCCGCCTCAGGCTGATCAACCGCAAATCATGATGCGCCAGCCGGATGGCACGGTCGCGGCCTATTATTCCGACCGTTGGACAGCGCCCCTGCCTGACGAAATCCGCGGGGCGCTTTCCGCCGCGCTGGTGCACGACCTCGGCGTGCTGGATGTCCAGTCCATTACCGCACCGGCTTCCGCGCCCGTGTGGCGCGTACAGGTAGATGTCCAGCGCTTCGAAGCCGTGGCGGGCGGTGCGGCCGTGGTGGACGCGACATGGCGTATCCGGCCTAGCAATATTCAAGGCGGGGCCCTGCTTTGCCGCAGCGTCGTGCAGGTGCCCATTGGCGGTTCCGCACCGGCTCAGGCGGTCACTGCGCTGCGGCAGGCCACGGCGCAACTGGCATCCACCATCGCGACGGGCATACGCGCCGGGGGCCACCGCGCGCAAGCCAGTGGAGACCATGTTCGGCTGTCAGGCTGCGTACCTTCGTGA
- a CDS encoding intermembrane transport protein PqiB: MSDPVPPGKNNEVRAPEVTRRKRGISWIWLIPIVAALAGLSLLARTWFESGPTVTITFNTAEGLEVGKTRVRYKDVDIGTVKSIRLSEDRSKVIVRAELAKEAASIARQDTRFWVVRPRLGLSGVSGLGTLLSGAYIGVDAPNGKTLDGKPVSDEEKTDFVGLESPPEVTHDRPGKRFTLRASDLGSLDVGSPVYYRRISVGQVIGYQLDSTGHYVNIQIFVDAPNDRFVTADTHFWNASGVDFTLNADGLKVRTQSLLSVAVGGIAFGQKSGDAPSPPAKADTTFALFNNQSVAEATPDGEPFPVVMRFDQSIRGLGVGAPIDFNGVVLGQVDSITMDFDTRTKQFFAVVYANLYPQRLGPVYERVRAFAEREDGKDPAHPGERLLASMIEHGLRAQLRSSNLLTGQLYVALDVFPRAQPVEFKMANPAPIPTMPGNLDQLQQQISSIAAKLDKIPFDKIGEDLQRTLASTSRLMGRLDTQLAPQAQAVLKQANKSLIDLGRLLAPDADLPVNAQRAMDELGRAARSLRALADYLQANPEALLRGRGPDPLPGAGTIGKSR, encoded by the coding sequence ATGTCCGACCCAGTACCGCCCGGAAAAAATAATGAAGTCCGGGCGCCGGAAGTCACGCGCCGGAAACGAGGTATATCCTGGATCTGGCTGATCCCCATTGTGGCCGCCCTGGCAGGGCTCTCCCTGCTGGCACGTACCTGGTTTGAATCCGGGCCGACCGTCACCATCACGTTCAATACCGCCGAAGGCCTGGAAGTGGGCAAGACGCGGGTGCGGTACAAGGACGTGGATATTGGCACGGTGAAAAGCATACGGCTCAGCGAAGACCGGTCCAAGGTGATCGTCAGGGCGGAACTCGCCAAAGAGGCCGCCAGTATTGCGCGCCAGGACACCCGGTTCTGGGTGGTGCGTCCGCGACTGGGCTTGAGCGGCGTATCGGGCCTGGGCACGCTGCTGTCGGGCGCGTATATCGGGGTGGACGCGCCCAACGGCAAGACGCTGGATGGCAAACCGGTGTCCGATGAAGAAAAGACCGACTTCGTCGGCCTGGAGTCGCCTCCGGAGGTCACCCACGATCGGCCGGGCAAAAGGTTCACCCTGCGTGCCTCTGACCTGGGTTCGCTGGACGTTGGTTCCCCTGTGTATTACCGCCGTATCAGTGTTGGCCAGGTGATCGGTTATCAGTTGGACAGCACCGGCCATTACGTGAATATCCAGATCTTCGTCGATGCGCCGAATGACCGTTTCGTCACGGCCGATACGCATTTCTGGAACGCCAGCGGTGTCGACTTCACGCTGAATGCGGATGGATTGAAAGTCCGCACGCAATCGCTTCTTTCTGTCGCGGTGGGCGGAATTGCGTTCGGGCAGAAGAGTGGCGATGCGCCGTCACCGCCCGCCAAAGCCGATACGACCTTCGCGCTCTTCAATAATCAGAGCGTCGCCGAAGCCACGCCCGACGGTGAGCCGTTCCCGGTCGTGATGCGTTTTGACCAGTCCATTCGTGGCCTGGGGGTCGGGGCGCCGATCGATTTCAATGGCGTCGTGCTGGGCCAGGTCGATTCCATCACCATGGACTTCGACACACGCACCAAGCAGTTCTTCGCGGTAGTGTATGCAAACCTGTATCCGCAGCGCCTGGGACCGGTCTATGAGCGCGTGCGCGCGTTCGCCGAGCGCGAGGATGGCAAGGATCCGGCGCACCCGGGCGAACGGTTGCTTGCATCGATGATCGAGCATGGATTGCGAGCGCAGTTGCGCAGCTCCAATCTGCTGACGGGCCAGCTATACGTCGCGCTGGACGTGTTCCCGCGGGCGCAGCCGGTGGAGTTCAAGATGGCGAATCCGGCTCCCATTCCGACGATGCCGGGCAATCTGGATCAGTTGCAGCAGCAGATCAGCAGCATTGCGGCCAAGCTCGATAAGATTCCGTTCGACAAAATCGGCGAGGACCTGCAACGCACGCTGGCCAGCACGTCGCGGCTCATGGGCCGCCTGGACACGCAGCTCGCGCCGCAAGCCCAGGCCGTGCTCAAACAGGCTAACAAATCACTGATAGACCTGGGCAGGTTGCTGGCTCCGGATGCCGACCTGCCAGTGAATGCGCAGCGCGCCATGGACGAACTGGGGCGTGCGGCGAGATCCCTGCGCGCGCTGGCCGACTATCTCCAAGCAAACCCCGAAGCCCTGCTGCGCGGTCGCGGTCCTGATCCCTTGCCAGGCGCAGGCACCATTGGAAAATCACGATGA
- a CDS encoding ABC transporter ATP-binding protein, producing MNTPLLEARGLGKRFGGLHALSDVSFDIRAGEIYGLIGPNGAGKTTLFNVLTGLYVPETGQCTFAGESLIGAKPHEIAALGMARTFQNIRLFANLTALENVMIGRHVRTRAGVIGAVLRNRRTRAEEADIEARAHALLEYTGIAARANDIAKSLSYGDQRRLEIARALATEPRLLALDEPAAGMNASETVVLRQLIEKIRDDGITVLLIEHDMKLVMGLCDRVLVLEYGKVLAMGQPADVQRDPKVIEAYLGVGAAQEAAA from the coding sequence ATGAATACACCGCTGCTCGAAGCCCGCGGACTGGGCAAGCGCTTTGGCGGACTGCACGCCTTGTCGGACGTCAGCTTCGATATCCGCGCTGGTGAGATCTACGGGCTCATCGGACCGAACGGTGCCGGCAAGACCACTCTGTTCAATGTGCTGACCGGTCTGTATGTGCCTGAAACGGGACAATGCACGTTCGCCGGCGAAAGCCTGATCGGCGCCAAGCCGCATGAAATCGCGGCGTTGGGCATGGCCCGCACGTTCCAGAATATCCGCCTGTTCGCCAACCTCACGGCGCTGGAAAACGTCATGATCGGCCGGCATGTCCGGACGCGCGCCGGCGTCATCGGGGCCGTGCTGCGCAACCGGCGTACGCGTGCGGAAGAAGCCGACATCGAGGCGCGCGCCCATGCACTGCTGGAATATACCGGGATTGCGGCCCGTGCCAATGACATCGCCAAATCCCTGTCCTATGGGGACCAGCGCCGCCTGGAAATTGCCCGCGCGCTCGCCACGGAACCAAGGCTTTTGGCGTTGGACGAGCCGGCCGCCGGCATGAATGCTTCCGAAACCGTGGTGTTGCGCCAGCTCATCGAGAAAATCCGCGATGATGGCATTACCGTGCTGCTGATCGAACACGATATGAAATTGGTAATGGGCCTGTGCGACCGGGTGCTCGTACTTGAATATGGCAAGGTGCTGGCCATGGGCCAACCGGCAGATGTACAGCGCGATCCGAAGGTAATCGAGGCCTATCTCGGCGTCGGCGCGGCGCAGGAGGCGGCAGCATGA
- a CDS encoding branched-chain amino acid ABC transporter substrate-binding protein — protein sequence MRITTTIKSLVTAIAAGVCLAGVAQAADTTDVKLGYAGPLTGPQAHYGEDMQNGLLLAIEEANKKGIKLDGKVAKFELNSKDDQADPKTGVTVAQQLVDADVHGILGHFNSGTTIPASQVYHDAGLPQIAMATAPQYTTQGYESAFRMMTSDTQQGAAVGKFIVEDLKAKKVAIIDDRTAYGQGLADEVEKAVKAAGGQIVRREYTNDKANDFTAILTNIKGSAPDAVFFGGLDAQSGPMKKQWVTLGLNVPFLSGEMTRSDTFLKLAGDAAEGTYASLAGVPLDQMPAGKAFLQAYKARFKKDPGVYAPYAYDGAWNMITAMEQAGSSDPEKYLPMLKKLNRKGATSDHIAYDDKGNLKEVSVTMYQVKGGKWEMVKTMVGESK from the coding sequence ATGCGTATCACCACAACAATCAAATCGCTCGTCACCGCGATCGCGGCCGGGGTATGTCTGGCCGGCGTCGCGCAGGCCGCGGATACGACCGATGTCAAACTGGGCTACGCAGGGCCGCTGACCGGTCCGCAGGCCCACTACGGCGAGGATATGCAGAATGGGCTGCTCCTCGCCATCGAGGAAGCGAACAAGAAAGGCATCAAGCTGGACGGCAAGGTCGCCAAGTTCGAATTGAACAGCAAGGACGATCAAGCCGATCCGAAGACGGGCGTCACGGTTGCGCAACAGCTCGTCGATGCGGACGTGCACGGCATCCTCGGCCATTTCAACTCCGGCACCACCATCCCGGCCTCGCAGGTCTATCACGATGCGGGCCTGCCGCAGATCGCCATGGCGACCGCGCCACAATACACCACGCAGGGCTACGAATCGGCGTTCCGCATGATGACCAGCGACACCCAGCAAGGCGCCGCGGTCGGCAAGTTCATCGTGGAGGACCTGAAGGCCAAAAAGGTTGCGATCATCGATGACCGTACCGCGTATGGGCAGGGCCTTGCCGATGAGGTGGAAAAGGCGGTCAAGGCGGCCGGTGGGCAAATCGTGCGGCGCGAATATACGAACGACAAGGCCAACGACTTCACCGCCATTCTTACCAACATCAAGGGAAGCGCGCCGGACGCCGTGTTCTTCGGCGGGCTGGATGCGCAGTCGGGCCCCATGAAGAAACAATGGGTCACGCTGGGCCTGAACGTACCATTTCTCTCCGGGGAGATGACGCGCAGCGACACTTTCCTCAAGCTGGCCGGGGACGCGGCAGAAGGGACTTACGCTTCGCTGGCGGGTGTGCCGCTCGACCAGATGCCGGCGGGCAAGGCCTTCCTGCAGGCGTACAAGGCCCGCTTCAAGAAGGACCCCGGCGTCTACGCGCCCTATGCCTATGACGGCGCGTGGAACATGATCACCGCCATGGAGCAGGCGGGCTCCTCCGATCCCGAAAAATATCTGCCCATGCTGAAGAAGCTGAACCGCAAAGGCGCGACGAGCGACCATATCGCCTATGACGACAAGGGCAATCTAAAGGAAGTGTCTGTCACCATGTACCAAGTCAAGGGTGGCAAGTGGGAGATGGTCAAGACCATGGTGGGTGAGTCGAAGTAA